A window of Rufibacter sp. LB8 contains these coding sequences:
- a CDS encoding TonB-dependent receptor domain-containing protein: MKKRALFLLGLLCLCLCVIWPGQAQNTTSAVVPSPAATGKITGQLLDSLTGKPIEYATVALLPKGLVKAQDGTLTNAQGQFSFNNVPYGQYTLSFSFIGYDTKQSNLVEVSAQNPVVTAPTMRLATSSTKLKEVTVTSLRPTITYEADKMVVSVEGTALAAGRTAFDVLSRAPGVFVDPEGNIQLNGRGGITVMLNGKLTYMSAIDLRNMLESMSAENIKNIEIMTNPSAKFDAEGSSGILNINLKKNEIRGINGSVQAGVNTNFKQVGGNVGGSIYHRAGNWNSFLITDLPRRVNNREGVFTRVFDSKDGLVFIDQDTKGQSKNLGPPNFRVGTDYSLTDQHSVGTVISFNRNTAWSDFLSDSYYGTTAGQPSSLVDADNYTTNTFTNFNTNVHYTGKLDTVGTTLSADLDFVKIANYGASNFYNYTTYYTAGKAPEQDFLYTNTENGFNIYSAKVDYAQNLFGKSKLELGVKASRVESDNDSKFYFNNTGLVLDKNRTNHFIYDENIYAAYANWNSTLSPRYILQLGLRAEGTQSRGESLTTKQVTNREYLNFFPSFFLQQKLSENYHVNYSYTRRIQRPNYGNLNPFIIYRDPFTVTQGNPGLRPQFTHALSVTQRFFKDYSLVFNYQYMQDVMSELPILDVEKALTIYTTGNVDDSYNFSFVGIAPFQISKKWDTNNTLTVAYNEFRITALGERQINAQVLYAFQTTHNILLPSDFKLEINGTARGPGASGLYKVGAMWWVHLGLRKSFLNKKLDLTVNLNDVFRSYRLRFDTRIGNNVNDFDQYLYMQNLGFSLRYNFSRGAKFDPKKRNNNLEELNRT; this comes from the coding sequence ATGAAAAAAAGAGCCCTCTTTTTGCTGGGATTGCTATGCCTTTGCCTTTGCGTGATTTGGCCAGGGCAGGCGCAGAACACGACGTCGGCTGTAGTGCCCTCCCCTGCCGCCACCGGCAAAATCACCGGGCAGCTGCTGGATTCGCTTACGGGCAAACCCATTGAGTACGCTACGGTGGCGCTGCTGCCCAAAGGTTTAGTTAAAGCCCAGGACGGCACGCTTACCAACGCCCAGGGCCAGTTTTCCTTCAACAACGTGCCGTACGGGCAGTACACGCTTTCCTTCAGTTTTATAGGCTATGACACCAAGCAGAGCAATCTGGTGGAAGTCAGCGCCCAAAATCCTGTCGTCACCGCCCCAACTATGCGCTTGGCCACTTCCTCCACCAAACTGAAAGAAGTGACCGTGACCAGCCTTCGGCCCACTATTACCTATGAAGCCGATAAAATGGTGGTGAGCGTGGAAGGCACGGCCCTGGCCGCCGGACGGACTGCGTTTGACGTGCTCTCACGGGCGCCGGGCGTGTTTGTGGACCCTGAGGGCAACATTCAGCTCAACGGCCGAGGCGGCATTACGGTCATGCTCAACGGTAAACTCACCTATATGTCTGCCATTGACTTGCGCAATATGCTGGAAAGCATGTCGGCGGAAAACATCAAGAACATTGAGATTATGACCAACCCCTCGGCCAAGTTTGACGCCGAAGGTTCTTCCGGTATTTTGAACATCAACTTAAAGAAAAACGAGATCAGGGGCATTAATGGCAGCGTGCAGGCGGGCGTGAACACAAATTTCAAGCAGGTGGGCGGCAACGTGGGCGGCAGCATTTACCACCGGGCGGGCAACTGGAATTCGTTTTTGATCACAGACCTGCCGCGCCGCGTGAACAACCGCGAAGGCGTTTTCACCCGTGTGTTTGACAGCAAAGACGGCCTTGTCTTTATTGACCAAGACACCAAAGGCCAGAGCAAAAACCTGGGGCCACCTAATTTCAGGGTGGGCACCGATTATAGCCTCACAGACCAGCACAGCGTGGGCACGGTCATAAGTTTCAACCGGAACACCGCCTGGTCAGATTTCCTGTCAGACAGTTATTACGGCACCACCGCCGGGCAGCCTTCCAGCCTGGTAGACGCTGACAATTACACCACCAACACGTTCACCAACTTCAACACCAACGTGCATTACACCGGCAAGCTGGACACCGTAGGCACCACGCTTTCCGCGGATTTGGACTTTGTGAAAATTGCCAACTACGGGGCTTCCAACTTCTACAATTACACCACTTATTACACCGCGGGCAAAGCGCCTGAGCAGGATTTTCTGTACACCAACACAGAAAACGGTTTCAATATTTATTCGGCTAAGGTAGATTATGCCCAAAACCTGTTTGGCAAAAGCAAACTGGAATTGGGCGTGAAGGCCAGCCGCGTGGAATCTGACAATGACTCTAAATTCTATTTCAACAACACCGGCCTGGTGCTGGACAAAAACAGAACCAACCACTTTATCTATGATGAAAACATTTACGCCGCCTACGCCAACTGGAACTCCACGCTGAGCCCGCGCTACATCCTGCAACTGGGCCTCCGGGCCGAAGGAACGCAGTCGCGCGGTGAATCTCTGACCACCAAGCAGGTGACCAACCGCGAGTACCTCAACTTCTTCCCCAGCTTCTTTTTGCAGCAGAAACTCTCTGAGAACTACCACGTGAATTACAGCTACACGCGCCGCATACAGCGTCCCAATTACGGCAACCTCAACCCGTTCATCATTTACCGTGACCCGTTCACCGTCACGCAGGGCAACCCTGGCCTGCGGCCGCAATTCACGCACGCGCTGTCAGTCACGCAACGGTTCTTTAAAGACTACAGCCTGGTGTTCAATTACCAATACATGCAAGATGTGATGTCTGAGTTGCCCATTCTGGACGTGGAGAAGGCGCTTACCATTTACACCACCGGCAACGTAGATGATTCCTATAATTTTAGCTTTGTGGGCATTGCGCCGTTCCAGATTTCCAAGAAATGGGACACCAACAACACGCTCACCGTGGCCTACAATGAATTCAGAATTACCGCGCTGGGCGAACGGCAAATCAATGCGCAGGTGTTGTATGCATTCCAAACCACCCACAATATTTTACTGCCCAGCGACTTTAAGCTGGAAATAAACGGCACCGCCCGCGGCCCGGGAGCGTCTGGCTTGTACAAGGTGGGGGCTATGTGGTGGGTGCATCTGGGCCTTAGAAAGAGTTTCCTGAACAAGAAATTGGACCTGACGGTGAACCTGAATGATGTGTTCAGGTCTTACCGCCTGCGCTTTGACACCAGAATTGGCAACAACGTCAATGACTTTGACCAGTACCTGTACATGCAGAACCTGGGCTTTTCACTGCGGTACAATTTCAGCAGAGGCGCCAAGTTTGACCCTAAAAAGAGAAACAACAACCTGGAGGAATTGAACCGCACCTAA
- the yjjX gene encoding inosine/xanthosine triphosphatase, producing MSSKKVVVASANPVKVQAALAGLQRMFPHDQFEAVPLEVPSGVADQPMTDQETLQGALNRVENAFTQRPEADFWIGLEGGVEQVHHELASFAWVVVKAGTTWGKARSGTFFLPQKVADLVNQGVELGPANDQIFSQVNSKQKGGAIGILSHGALGRKELYEQAVVLALVPFQNPELY from the coding sequence ATGTCCAGCAAAAAAGTGGTGGTGGCGTCTGCCAATCCCGTGAAAGTACAGGCCGCCCTGGCCGGGTTGCAGCGCATGTTCCCGCATGACCAGTTTGAAGCCGTACCGCTAGAAGTGCCCTCCGGCGTGGCCGACCAACCCATGACCGACCAGGAAACGCTGCAAGGCGCCCTTAACCGGGTAGAAAATGCATTTACGCAAAGACCGGAGGCTGATTTTTGGATTGGTCTGGAAGGCGGTGTGGAGCAGGTTCACCATGAGTTGGCCTCTTTTGCCTGGGTAGTGGTGAAGGCAGGTACCACGTGGGGCAAAGCCCGGTCAGGCACGTTTTTCCTGCCCCAGAAAGTAGCCGACTTGGTGAACCAGGGCGTGGAACTGGGCCCGGCCAACGACCAGATTTTCAGCCAGGTCAACTCCAAGCAAAAAGGCGGGGCCATTGGTATTCTGAGTCACGGCGCCCTGGGCCGGAAAGAACTCTACGAGCAGGCGGTGGTATTGGCTTTGGTGCCGTTCCAGAATCCAGAACTTTACTGA
- a CDS encoding response regulator encodes MSTPSTYIIVDDDPTNNMICEFIIQRFNSKAQVTSFLEPEAALAYISHPDAVDTQQTIMFLDINMPSMTGWEFLELYQSFSEDLKKKFTIYILSSSLEILDKEKAANNPWVAGFLSKPLEFNCLQEIMDNR; translated from the coding sequence ATGAGCACGCCTTCCACCTACATCATAGTTGACGATGACCCTACCAACAACATGATCTGTGAGTTCATCATTCAGCGGTTTAACTCCAAGGCACAGGTCACTTCTTTTCTGGAGCCCGAGGCCGCCCTGGCTTACATTTCACATCCTGATGCAGTTGATACGCAGCAAACCATCATGTTTCTGGACATCAACATGCCGTCCATGACGGGCTGGGAATTTCTGGAATTGTACCAAAGCTTTAGTGAAGACCTCAAGAAGAAATTCACCATTTATATTTTATCATCGTCCCTGGAAATCTTAGACAAGGAAAAGGCCGCCAACAACCCATGGGTGGCCGGGTTTCTATCTAAACCGCTAGAGTTTAATTGCCTGCAAGAAATCATGGACAACCGCTAA
- a CDS encoding PAS domain S-box protein: MPAPLKIVHLEDSPSDAALIWRVLKKSGLVFEALLVDTKEKFISALETFQPDLILADHSLPSFNSEEALEYYHASGTTTPFILVTAAMTDEYAVSMLKKGADDYILKDRPERLPMAIENALAKHLLEKERQNHLQELISNEHKYRSLIENGGDVVVILNQEFTPTYVSPSISHVLGYSEQEALLLNLQEIIHPQDVEVAMHTMQKCLSQPGVPMKGMDARLRHKNGSWRWAEATLTNMLHDPAIKGIVDNFRDITERKNAEDEIKQSEEQYRQLFNCSPLPKLIFDPQTFKILDANQAVVDHYGYTRLELLQMTFLDLLPEQEAVRTKATLHQLSSENGTLNYGAFENTTKNGTPLKVEISGHHLLYKQTNCLMVVCQDITEREKAEQALLQSNARYELVSKATSDAIWDWDLNTNDFYWSEGVEYLFGYNVKELNQSQRTWSSNVHPADLSQTRAHINAALKSEDTHWEAEYRFKKANGDYAFVSDRGFIIRDTQQNPVRMVGAMQDITKQKQLEKLLKEASVLARIGTFEVDMTTMDVFWSDITKEIHDVPQDFTPDVATGINFYKAGANREIIFNALEAAFQKGTPFDLELLITTATGKDRWVRIIGQTEIIDQKVTRFYGSIQDIDAMKKAELEMLEVYKEKNVILESIGDAFYALTKEWVVTYWNQQAEKLLGRSKEEMKGHNLWEKFPDVVGTPFYDYYQKAINEDKIQHFEAFYDKAQCWFSVTAYPSGSGLSVYFKDVTERKQKDLHLLELNENLHTYTEELIDANKGLEQFSYIVSHNLRAPVANIMGLVDLMDLPNNPQEAKDNLLNALKINIKRLDSVIIDLNTILTVKKDIAENKESINLTDLVVGITSSIQHLITQENVKISTDFSEHPEIVTVKSYLHSIFYNLILNSIKYRQPGLPPHIEIKSARVKDGMHLTFKDNGLGIDLVKKKDQLFGLYKRFHYHVEGKGLGLFMVKTQVEALGGKISVQSEVNQGVEFTILFKSNVSSKARTHEHAFHLHHS; encoded by the coding sequence ATGCCTGCTCCCTTAAAGATTGTCCATCTGGAAGATTCGCCCAGTGACGCGGCCTTGATCTGGCGGGTGCTTAAAAAAAGTGGGTTAGTGTTTGAGGCGCTGCTGGTAGACACCAAAGAAAAATTCATCTCCGCGTTAGAGACGTTTCAGCCAGACTTGATCCTGGCAGACCATTCCTTGCCTTCTTTCAACTCTGAGGAAGCCCTGGAATATTACCATGCCTCCGGCACCACCACTCCTTTTATATTGGTCACGGCCGCCATGACAGATGAATACGCCGTGAGCATGCTCAAAAAAGGTGCCGATGACTACATCCTGAAAGACAGGCCCGAACGATTGCCCATGGCCATTGAAAACGCCTTGGCCAAACACCTGCTGGAGAAAGAGCGCCAAAACCACTTACAGGAACTGATCAGCAATGAACATAAATACAGGAGCCTGATTGAAAACGGCGGCGATGTGGTGGTGATCTTGAACCAAGAGTTCACCCCTACCTATGTGTCGCCGTCTATTAGCCATGTGCTGGGATATTCTGAACAGGAAGCCTTACTATTGAACCTCCAGGAAATCATTCACCCCCAAGATGTGGAGGTGGCCATGCATACCATGCAAAAATGCCTGTCACAACCGGGCGTCCCCATGAAGGGGATGGATGCGCGCCTGCGGCACAAAAATGGCTCCTGGCGCTGGGCCGAGGCCACTCTCACCAACATGCTGCATGACCCCGCCATCAAGGGCATTGTAGATAATTTCAGGGATATCACGGAACGTAAAAACGCCGAGGATGAAATAAAACAGTCTGAGGAGCAGTACCGGCAACTCTTTAATTGCAGCCCGCTGCCCAAACTTATTTTTGACCCGCAGACCTTCAAGATTCTTGACGCTAATCAAGCAGTTGTTGACCACTATGGTTATACCCGGTTAGAATTGTTGCAAATGACCTTCTTAGACCTGTTGCCAGAACAGGAAGCCGTTCGCACCAAAGCTACCCTTCACCAGTTATCCTCAGAAAATGGCACGCTGAATTACGGGGCTTTTGAAAACACCACTAAAAACGGCACCCCACTTAAAGTAGAAATCTCTGGGCACCACTTGCTGTATAAGCAAACCAATTGCCTCATGGTAGTTTGCCAAGACATAACAGAGAGGGAAAAAGCAGAGCAGGCCCTGCTGCAAAGCAACGCGCGGTATGAACTGGTCTCTAAAGCTACGTCAGACGCCATCTGGGACTGGGACCTTAACACAAATGATTTCTACTGGAGTGAAGGCGTGGAATACCTGTTCGGCTACAACGTCAAAGAGCTAAACCAGTCCCAGCGCACATGGTCTAGCAACGTGCACCCCGCAGATTTATCCCAAACCAGAGCCCATATCAATGCTGCGCTCAAAAGCGAAGACACCCACTGGGAGGCAGAATACCGGTTCAAAAAAGCCAACGGAGATTATGCCTTTGTCTCAGACCGGGGCTTTATCATCAGAGACACGCAGCAGAACCCTGTTAGGATGGTGGGCGCCATGCAAGACATCACCAAACAGAAACAGTTGGAGAAGCTGCTCAAAGAAGCCTCGGTGCTGGCCCGCATTGGTACTTTTGAGGTAGATATGACCACCATGGACGTTTTCTGGTCAGACATTACCAAAGAAATACATGACGTGCCCCAGGACTTTACGCCAGACGTGGCCACGGGAATCAACTTCTACAAAGCCGGTGCAAACCGAGAAATCATTTTCAACGCTTTAGAAGCCGCCTTCCAGAAAGGTACTCCCTTTGACCTGGAATTGCTCATCACCACCGCCACCGGCAAAGACCGCTGGGTGCGCATAATTGGTCAGACAGAAATCATTGACCAAAAAGTTACCCGTTTCTACGGCAGCATTCAGGACATAGACGCCATGAAAAAAGCCGAACTGGAAATGCTGGAGGTGTACAAAGAAAAAAACGTGATTCTGGAAAGCATTGGCGATGCTTTCTATGCGCTCACCAAAGAGTGGGTAGTCACCTACTGGAACCAGCAGGCAGAGAAGCTCCTGGGCCGCAGCAAAGAAGAGATGAAAGGACACAACCTGTGGGAAAAATTTCCAGACGTAGTAGGCACCCCTTTCTATGACTACTATCAAAAGGCGATAAACGAAGATAAAATCCAACATTTTGAGGCCTTTTATGACAAGGCGCAGTGTTGGTTCAGTGTCACGGCCTACCCTTCGGGCAGCGGGCTTTCTGTCTATTTTAAAGACGTGACCGAACGTAAGCAGAAAGACCTGCACCTACTGGAACTCAACGAAAACCTGCACACGTATACTGAAGAATTGATTGACGCGAACAAAGGCCTGGAGCAATTCTCATACATTGTGTCACATAACCTGCGGGCGCCGGTGGCCAATATCATGGGGTTGGTAGATTTAATGGATCTTCCAAACAACCCCCAAGAAGCCAAAGACAATCTTCTCAATGCCCTCAAAATCAACATAAAGCGTCTGGACAGCGTGATTATTGATTTGAACACCATTCTCACGGTCAAAAAAGACATCGCTGAAAACAAGGAGTCTATAAATCTCACGGACCTAGTGGTGGGCATTACGTCCAGCATTCAGCACCTCATTACCCAGGAAAATGTAAAGATTAGCACTGATTTTTCTGAGCACCCAGAAATTGTGACGGTCAAAAGTTACCTGCACAGCATTTTCTACAACCTTATTCTAAACAGCATTAAATACCGCCAGCCCGGCCTTCCGCCGCACATAGAAATAAAAAGTGCCCGAGTGAAAGACGGCATGCACCTAACCTTTAAAGACAACGGCCTGGGAATTGACCTGGTCAAAAAGAAAGATCAGCTGTTTGGCCTGTACAAAAGGTTCCATTACCACGTAGAAGGCAAAGGACTTGGTCTGTTCATGGTCAAAACGCAGGTAGAGGCACTGGGTGGCAAAATTTCGGTTCAAAGCGAAGTAAACCAAGGTGTGGAATTCACCATCTTATTCAAAAGCAACGTTTCAAGTAAAGCACGCACACATGAGCACGCCTTCCACCTACATCATAGTTGA
- a CDS encoding response regulator has protein sequence MNNADIQILLVEDNKSDAMLTIRALKKHNLANNLIHLADGAQALDFIFGTGEFVGRNIDQKPKVIFLDLKMPKVSGLEVLRIIKGDDRTKLIPVVMMTSSKEERDIIESHQLGVNSYVVKPVGFENFSKTIADLGFYWLVVNHTPHV, from the coding sequence ATGAACAACGCAGATATTCAGATTCTTCTGGTGGAAGACAACAAATCAGACGCCATGCTCACCATACGGGCCCTCAAAAAGCATAACCTGGCCAACAACCTCATTCACCTGGCCGACGGGGCGCAGGCCCTGGACTTCATTTTTGGAACCGGGGAGTTTGTGGGCAGAAACATTGACCAAAAGCCTAAAGTCATTTTCCTGGACCTTAAAATGCCCAAGGTTAGCGGCTTAGAGGTGCTGCGTATTATTAAAGGCGATGACCGCACCAAGTTGATTCCGGTGGTCATGATGACTTCGTCCAAAGAGGAGCGCGACATTATTGAAAGCCATCAATTAGGAGTCAACAGCTACGTGGTCAAGCCTGTGGGTTTTGAGAACTTCTCTAAAACCATTGCAGATCTGGGCTTTTACTGGCTGGTGGTGAACCATACGCCGCACGTGTAA
- a CDS encoding ATP-binding protein — translation MDQPNSAFNGEEKASLTSALLSANKQLALQNAEIESRAAELIEANRELAFQIQEKAKRAAELEAANKDLESFTYSVSHDLRAPLRAINGFAQVLAEDFGEQLAPEAKELFEEIIANAKKMGQLIDNLLDFSRLGKQQASIGEVSIEKLVRQVISELQVLEPDIKPSITVHPLPNIPGDRNMLYQVFLNLVSNAFKYSSKKDNPQIEIGHYTEPAAVVYYVKDNGAGFDMRYSDKLFGVFQRLHSSHEFEGTGVGLAIIQKIVSKHGGKVWAEGQVDHGATFYVALPLASH, via the coding sequence ATGGACCAACCAAATTCTGCCTTCAATGGAGAGGAAAAAGCAAGCCTCACCTCAGCGCTCCTTTCGGCCAACAAACAATTGGCGCTCCAGAACGCTGAGATTGAAAGCCGGGCGGCAGAATTGATAGAAGCCAACCGGGAACTCGCTTTTCAGATACAGGAGAAAGCCAAAAGAGCAGCAGAGTTGGAGGCCGCCAATAAAGATTTAGAGTCGTTCACGTATTCGGTGTCGCATGATTTACGGGCACCGCTGCGGGCTATTAATGGTTTTGCACAGGTGCTGGCAGAAGATTTCGGGGAGCAGCTGGCGCCAGAGGCGAAGGAGCTTTTTGAGGAAATAATCGCCAACGCCAAGAAAATGGGCCAACTGATTGACAACCTCCTTGATTTTTCAAGATTAGGCAAGCAACAGGCATCAATAGGCGAAGTGAGTATAGAAAAACTGGTAAGGCAGGTAATCTCGGAGCTTCAGGTGCTGGAACCCGATATAAAACCCTCCATTACGGTTCACCCCCTGCCCAATATTCCCGGTGATCGCAACATGCTCTACCAAGTTTTCCTGAACCTGGTGTCCAATGCCTTTAAGTATTCCAGCAAAAAAGATAATCCCCAGATAGAGATAGGTCATTACACAGAGCCAGCGGCCGTGGTCTACTATGTAAAAGACAACGGCGCGGGCTTTGACATGCGCTACTCTGACAAGTTGTTTGGCGTGTTCCAGCGGCTCCATAGCAGCCATGAATTTGAAGGCACCGGTGTTGGGCTGGCCATTATACAGAAAATAGTCTCTAAACACGGCGGCAAGGTGTGGGCAGAGGGTCAGGTAGACCACGGGGCCACTTTTTACGTGGCCTTGCCCCTTGCCTCACACTAA